A genomic segment from Desulfotomaculum sp. encodes:
- a CDS encoding MFS transporter, producing the protein MNDQNSGPDKLQVAVLAALSSVAFIMVLGNSLLIPVLPEIKSALRLTQLKVSLLITLFSVPAGLVIPLAGFLSDRYGRKKVIIPSLILYGLGGVLAGLAALFFKHAAFSIILLGRVLQGIGAAGTAPVAMAFCGDLYIGKLRPKALGVIEAANGFGKVVSPVLGALLGLLSWYAAFLFLPFAVIPVVLGIWLLTKEAASKKSDQGIGQYFKSFLSLFEKKSVLLLSSFIGGMTALLLLFGVLFFLSDHLETAFHYDGIKKGAVLAVPVLFLCITSYVTGMIFIKKNALVLKWLVVSGLAVIAAALASLGVFKQIIFFFAAISLIGVGAGFVLPCLNTVITSVTASEKRGLVTSLYGGVRFWGVAIGPPLFSLLMKKSELFMFLGSASLAAAAFLVAVFFIRTKEITIGDKNTAGK; encoded by the coding sequence ATGAACGACCAGAATAGCGGCCCGGATAAATTACAGGTTGCGGTCCTTGCTGCTTTAAGCAGTGTCGCGTTTATCATGGTGCTGGGCAATTCGCTTCTGATTCCCGTCCTGCCCGAGATAAAAAGCGCCCTGCGTCTTACGCAGTTAAAAGTAAGCCTGCTGATTACACTTTTTTCAGTCCCGGCAGGTTTGGTCATCCCCCTGGCGGGTTTTTTATCAGACCGGTACGGCCGTAAAAAAGTAATTATCCCCTCCCTCATCCTTTATGGTCTGGGTGGAGTCCTGGCAGGCTTGGCAGCTCTTTTTTTTAAACATGCCGCATTTTCAATTATTCTTCTTGGCCGTGTCCTTCAGGGGATCGGGGCAGCCGGAACTGCTCCCGTGGCGATGGCTTTTTGCGGCGATCTTTATATTGGAAAACTGCGTCCGAAAGCCCTCGGTGTAATTGAGGCGGCAAACGGTTTTGGCAAGGTTGTCAGTCCGGTTCTGGGTGCTTTGCTTGGTTTATTAAGCTGGTACGCGGCTTTTCTCTTTTTACCGTTTGCCGTCATCCCCGTTGTTTTAGGCATCTGGCTGCTGACTAAAGAAGCTGCTTCCAAAAAGTCGGACCAGGGTATAGGGCAGTATTTCAAATCATTCCTGTCCCTGTTTGAGAAAAAGTCGGTCCTGCTGCTGTCCTCATTTATTGGGGGGATGACAGCGCTGCTTCTTTTATTCGGTGTGCTTTTCTTTTTGTCGGATCACCTTGAAACAGCTTTCCATTATGACGGGATCAAAAAAGGGGCCGTTTTAGCTGTCCCTGTTTTGTTCCTCTGCATCACTTCGTATGTTACAGGGATGATCTTTATTAAAAAAAATGCCCTGGTATTAAAATGGCTCGTGGTATCCGGGCTGGCAGTAATTGCGGCTGCCCTTGCTTCGCTGGGTGTTTTCAAACAAATTATTTTTTTCTTTGCGGCTATCTCTTTAATTGGCGTCGGCGCCGGATTCGTCCTGCCCTGCCTGAATACTGTAATAACCAGCGTAACAGCAAGTGAAAAACGCGGCCTGGTGACCTCTCTTTACGGAGGGGTCCGCTTTTGGGGGGTTGCCATCGGCCCGCCTCTGTTTAGCCTGCTTATGAAAAAGAGTGAGTTATTTATGTTTTTGGGATCTGCATCACTGGCGGCGGCAGCTTTTCTTGTGGCGGTTTTTTTTATCCGGACTAAAGAAATAACAATCGGGGACAAAAACACTGCAGGTAAATAA
- the spoVAE gene encoding stage V sporulation protein AE translates to MIFLKAFLVGGLICVVAQLLMDLTSYKITPAHILVGFVTAGALLSAFGLYQPLVNWAGAGATVPLSGFGHLIAQGAVQGVQEKGLLGVFSGGITTTAVGITAAVVFGYFASIFFRAKG, encoded by the coding sequence GTGATTTTTTTAAAGGCTTTTCTTGTTGGAGGGTTAATATGTGTGGTTGCCCAGCTGCTGATGGATTTGACAAGCTATAAAATTACTCCCGCTCATATACTTGTGGGATTTGTTACCGCCGGAGCGCTGCTCAGCGCTTTCGGCTTATACCAGCCGCTGGTTAACTGGGCGGGAGCGGGAGCGACGGTCCCGTTGAGCGGTTTCGGCCATCTAATTGCCCAGGGCGCCGTTCAGGGGGTTCAGGAGAAAGGCTTGCTCGGTGTGTTCAGCGGCGGAATAACTACAACCGCGGTAGGAATTACCGCCGCAGTTGTTTTTGGCTACTTTGCTTCAATTTTTTTCCGGGCTAAAGGTTAA
- a CDS encoding phosphosulfolactate synthase has translation MSFKPKYVSGSSLRQEVSFLGEKIKNTWEGIIFFPAKERIQKPRDTGVTMVIDKGTGLVETKDLLEISSSYIDFIKFGFGTSALYPPEILEEKVHLIQSFGVDVYPGGTFLEVAILQDKMEQYLNRMKSIGFTAIEVSDGTILMTEEIRRQAISFAAGLDLNILTEVGKKDSSKRLTPSQLVDQIKKDFENGARFVIVEGRDSGINAGLYDHKGQFIQDEFEELISLLGDQKRIIWEAPLKSQQQELIKKFGPNVSLGNIPPHEVFSLEALRVGLRSDTFAHFV, from the coding sequence ATGAGTTTTAAACCAAAATATGTATCCGGATCATCCTTGCGCCAGGAGGTGTCTTTTTTGGGAGAAAAAATAAAAAATACTTGGGAAGGTATAATTTTCTTTCCTGCAAAAGAGAGGATCCAAAAGCCGAGAGATACCGGTGTAACAATGGTTATAGACAAAGGCACGGGCCTTGTCGAAACGAAAGACCTGCTTGAAATATCCTCCTCTTACATTGATTTTATAAAGTTTGGTTTTGGCACATCGGCATTATATCCGCCTGAGATCCTGGAAGAGAAAGTCCATTTAATCCAATCCTTTGGCGTGGATGTATATCCGGGGGGGACCTTCCTGGAGGTGGCAATCCTGCAGGATAAAATGGAACAATACCTGAACAGGATGAAAAGTATTGGTTTCACAGCCATAGAGGTCTCCGACGGAACAATCCTGATGACTGAGGAAATCCGGCGGCAGGCGATTTCTTTCGCAGCGGGGTTGGATCTTAATATTTTAACCGAGGTTGGCAAGAAAGATTCTTCAAAACGTTTAACACCCAGTCAGTTGGTTGACCAAATAAAAAAAGATTTTGAAAACGGCGCCCGTTTTGTGATTGTTGAAGGGAGGGATTCGGGTATTAATGCCGGCCTTTATGATCACAAAGGTCAGTTCATTCAGGATGAATTCGAAGAATTGATTTCCCTTCTGGGTGATCAGAAAAGAATTATCTGGGAAGCGCCACTTAAAAGCCAGCAGCAGGAATTAATTAAGAAGTTCGGACCAAATGTCAGCCTGGGCAATATCCCCCCGCATGAAGTTTTTTCACTGGAAGCACTAAGAGTAGGCCTCCGTTCGGATACTTTTGCCCATTTTGTGTAG
- a CDS encoding cobalamin biosynthesis protein has protein sequence MKLVVIAGPPSAGKTSLTKQIVKRFKDEMRIAFLKIDVVKAFEDIELNKEFNIMTKKIYSGDLCPDHASVMVLGDAIDWAESLDANLFIVESAGLCLRCSPYLNQGLGIVVLSSISGIHAPEKMGAMVSLADIAMITKIDLVSQAEREVMIQKIKEVHRKIILMETNALQGTSLQRLYELIQKSPDIDKENLSLKGSPPLGTCTICIGKKEIGWKRHFGIIKKLGGNIADNLYRGE, from the coding sequence ATGAAACTTGTAGTAATAGCCGGCCCGCCATCGGCGGGAAAGACCTCTTTGACCAAACAAATAGTGAAAAGATTTAAAGACGAAATGCGTATAGCTTTCTTAAAAATAGATGTTGTCAAGGCCTTTGAAGATATTGAACTGAACAAAGAATTTAATATTATGACAAAAAAGATCTATTCGGGAGACCTCTGTCCGGATCATGCTTCTGTTATGGTTCTGGGCGACGCCATAGACTGGGCGGAAAGCCTGGATGCCAATCTTTTTATCGTTGAAAGCGCCGGACTCTGTCTGCGCTGCTCCCCTTATTTAAACCAGGGTCTGGGCATAGTAGTGCTCAGCTCGATCTCAGGCATCCATGCCCCGGAAAAAATGGGCGCAATGGTCAGCCTGGCTGATATAGCAATGATCACCAAGATAGACCTGGTCAGTCAGGCGGAGCGGGAAGTGATGATCCAAAAAATTAAGGAGGTCCACCGTAAGATTATCCTTATGGAGACAAATGCGCTTCAAGGGACTTCTCTGCAGCGCCTCTATGAGCTCATTCAAAAATCCCCCGATATTGATAAGGAAAATTTATCATTAAAGGGAAGCCCGCCTCTTGGCACCTGCACGATCTGCATCGGGAAAAAAGAAATCGGTTGGAAGCGCCACTTTGGAATAATTAAAAAATTAGGCGGTAATATTGCTGATAACCTTTACAGAGGTGAATAA
- a CDS encoding ABC transporter ATP-binding protein, producing MINDITILPGFNKAGIKENFSELTLKTGETVSIIGPTGSGKTALITDIELLAQEDTSTGRKIFINGESPLDEYRYNPSMKPISMITQNTKCFADLTTEDFLELHARSRGIKGHQIISDTIELANNFTGEKIIKETKVTILSGGQTRSLLIADAVLIGLAPVILLDEIENAGIFKQEVLEMIQSSGKIVIFVTHDPVIALLTKKRIIMKNGGVTRVINQNELEVKTAHKLMELDKKVSILRENLRSGNILTNELAVNFA from the coding sequence ATGATTAACGATATTACTATTCTTCCGGGGTTTAATAAGGCCGGTATTAAAGAAAACTTTTCGGAATTAACCTTAAAAACCGGTGAAACTGTTTCCATTATAGGACCTACAGGCAGCGGAAAAACCGCTCTGATCACCGATATTGAGCTTTTAGCCCAAGAAGATACTTCAACCGGGCGCAAAATCTTTATCAATGGAGAATCGCCCTTAGACGAGTACAGATACAATCCCTCCATGAAGCCTATTTCCATGATTACTCAAAATACAAAGTGTTTTGCCGATCTGACAACAGAAGATTTTTTAGAGCTGCATGCGCGCTCACGCGGAATTAAAGGCCATCAAATCATCAGTGATACTATTGAACTGGCCAATAATTTTACCGGAGAAAAAATTATCAAGGAAACCAAAGTTACGATTTTGTCCGGCGGGCAGACCAGGTCGCTTTTAATAGCCGATGCTGTTCTAATAGGCCTGGCGCCAGTGATACTGCTTGATGAGATTGAAAACGCTGGTATTTTTAAACAGGAAGTTCTTGAAATGATTCAGAGTTCGGGTAAAATTGTTATCTTTGTAACCCATGATCCGGTGATTGCGCTGCTGACCAAAAAAAGAATTATTATGAAAAACGGCGGCGTGACAAGGGTAATCAACCAGAACGAACTGGAAGTAAAAACTGCCCACAAACTTATGGAACTGGACAAAAAAGTAAGTATTCTCCGGGAAAATTTAAGATCCGGCAATATCCTGACAAACGAATTGGCCGTAAATTTTGCCTAG